A DNA window from Taeniopygia guttata chromosome 8, bTaeGut7.mat, whole genome shotgun sequence contains the following coding sequences:
- the ECHDC2 gene encoding enoyl-CoA hydratase domain-containing protein 2, mitochondrial isoform X1, giving the protein MLRLWRAVPAALRGARGRAGAAAAPRGAEVLLSAAGGGIAEILMNRPHARNSLGKVFVNELFSVLEQLRFDEQVRVVVFKSQVKGVFCAGADLKERAKMDDAEVGEFVRRLRNLMDEIAALPVPTIAAIDGYALGGGLELALACDLRVAASSAKMGLIETTRGLLPGAGGTQRLPRCVGIGLAKELIFTGRQVDGEQAASMGLVNHSVPQNSEGDAAYQRALTLAKEILPQAPFAVKMGKLAINKGMEVDIASGMAIEGMCYAQNIPTRDRQEGMAAFREKRPPQFTGK; this is encoded by the exons ATGCTGCGGCTGTGGCGGGCGGTGCCCGCGGCGCtgcgcggggcgcggggccgggcgggcgcggccgcggcgccgcGGGGCGCGGAGGTGCTGCTGAGCGCGGCCGGCGGCG GTATTGCTGAAATCCTAATGAACCGGCCCCACGCAAGAAATTCACTGGGAAAAGTATTTGTAAATGAA CTGTTCAgtgtcctggagcagctccgCTTCGATGAGCAAGTGCGTGTGGTGGTGTTCAAGAGCCAGGTGAAAGGAGTGTTTTGTGCAG GAGCAGATTTAAAGGAACGTGCAAAGATGGATGATGCAGAAGTTGGAGAGTTTGTTAGAAGACTGAGAAATCTTATGGATGAAATAG CTGCCCTGCCCGTGCCCACGATCGCTGCAATCGATGGCTACGCCTTGGGCGGTGGATTAGAGCTGGCCCTGGCCTGTGACCTCCGAGTGGCAG CTTCATCAGCTAAAATGGGCCTTATTGAGACCACACGAGGACTTCTGCCTGGAGCAG GTGGAACCCAGCGCCTGCCCAGATGTGTTGGAATAGGTCTTGCAAAGGAACTCATTTTCACTGGCAGACAGGTTGATGGAGAACAGGCAGCCTCCATGGGGCTGGTAAATCACTCAGTGCCACAGAACAGCGAGGGAGATGCAGCTTACCAGAGAGCTTTAACTTTGGCTAAAGAAATCCTGCCCCAG GCACCATTTGctgtgaaaatgggaaaattggcaaTAAACAAAGGAATGGAG GTTGACATTGCATCAGGGATGGCTATTGAGGGGATGTGTTATGCCCAG AATATTCCCACCAGAGACCGTCAGGAAGGGATGGCTGCCTTCAGGGAGAAGCGACCACCTCAGTTCACTGGCAAATAA
- the ECHDC2 gene encoding enoyl-CoA hydratase domain-containing protein 2, mitochondrial isoform X2: MNRPHARNSLGKVFVNELFSVLEQLRFDEQVRVVVFKSQVKGVFCAGADLKERAKMDDAEVGEFVRRLRNLMDEIAALPVPTIAAIDGYALGGGLELALACDLRVAASSAKMGLIETTRGLLPGAGGTQRLPRCVGIGLAKELIFTGRQVDGEQAASMGLVNHSVPQNSEGDAAYQRALTLAKEILPQAPFAVKMGKLAINKGMEVDIASGMAIEGMCYAQNIPTRDRQEGMAAFREKRPPQFTGK, translated from the exons ATGAACCGGCCCCACGCAAGAAATTCACTGGGAAAAGTATTTGTAAATGAA CTGTTCAgtgtcctggagcagctccgCTTCGATGAGCAAGTGCGTGTGGTGGTGTTCAAGAGCCAGGTGAAAGGAGTGTTTTGTGCAG GAGCAGATTTAAAGGAACGTGCAAAGATGGATGATGCAGAAGTTGGAGAGTTTGTTAGAAGACTGAGAAATCTTATGGATGAAATAG CTGCCCTGCCCGTGCCCACGATCGCTGCAATCGATGGCTACGCCTTGGGCGGTGGATTAGAGCTGGCCCTGGCCTGTGACCTCCGAGTGGCAG CTTCATCAGCTAAAATGGGCCTTATTGAGACCACACGAGGACTTCTGCCTGGAGCAG GTGGAACCCAGCGCCTGCCCAGATGTGTTGGAATAGGTCTTGCAAAGGAACTCATTTTCACTGGCAGACAGGTTGATGGAGAACAGGCAGCCTCCATGGGGCTGGTAAATCACTCAGTGCCACAGAACAGCGAGGGAGATGCAGCTTACCAGAGAGCTTTAACTTTGGCTAAAGAAATCCTGCCCCAG GCACCATTTGctgtgaaaatgggaaaattggcaaTAAACAAAGGAATGGAG GTTGACATTGCATCAGGGATGGCTATTGAGGGGATGTGTTATGCCCAG AATATTCCCACCAGAGACCGTCAGGAAGGGATGGCTGCCTTCAGGGAGAAGCGACCACCTCAGTTCACTGGCAAATAA